Proteins from one Sabethes cyaneus chromosome 2, idSabCyanKW18_F2, whole genome shotgun sequence genomic window:
- the LOC128738721 gene encoding dihydrolipoyl dehydrogenase, mitochondrial, which produces MQCNVRHLVNIAAKGNAAASLRNHGAVLGALYGRFYSTTHDADLVVIGSGPGGYVASIKAAQLGMKTICIEKNDTLGGTCLNVGCIPSKALLNNSHYYHMAHSGDLASRGVLVDNVRLDLDALMDQKLKAVKSLTSGIAQLFKKNQVTHINGVGTITGPNTVVAKKADGSEETVNTKNIMIATGSEVTPFPGIDVDEETIVSSTGALKLKEVPKRLGLIGAGVIGLELGSVWGRLGSDVTAIEFLTSIGGAGIDQEVSKGFQKILTKQGFKFMLGTKVMSASKTGGAITVSVENVKDGKKQDLEFDVLLVSVGRRPYTVDLGLENVGIVKDDRGRVPVNSMFQTIVPSIYAIGDCIHGPMLAHKAEDEGILCVEGMLGGHVHIDYNCVPSVVYTHPEVAWVGKNEEELKNEGVSYNVGKFPFAANSRAKTNNETDGFVKVLADKQTDRVLGVHIIGPAAGELINEAALAMEYGASAEDVARVCHAHPTCAEALREAHTAASFGKPINF; this is translated from the exons ATGCAGTGCAACGTTCGGCATTTGGTGAATATAGCTGCCAAG GGCAATGCAGCCGCCAGTCTTCGCAACCACGGAGCCGTCCTGGGTGCTCTCTACGGACGGTTCTACTCGACGACACACGATGCCGATCTGGTTGTCATCGGTTCCGGTCCGGGCGGATATGTCGCTTCCATCAAAGCCGCTCAGCTCGGCATGAAG ACAATTTGCATCGAGAAGAACGATACGCTCGGTGGAACCTGCCTAAATGTGGGCTGCATACCGTCGAAAGCGTTACTGAACAACTCGCACTACTACCATATGGCCCACTCGGGTGATCTGGCATCGCGAGGTGTTCTGGTCGACAACGTGCGACTAGATCTAGACGCGCTGATGGACCAGAAGCTGAAGGCTGTCAAGTCGCTTACCAGCGGTATTGCTCAGTTGTTCAAGAAGAACCAGGTTACCCATATCAATGGAGTCGGCACCATAACCGGGCCGAACACGGTTGTCGCGAAAAAAGCGGACGGCAGCGAAGAGACTGTCAATACGAAAAACATTATGATTGCTACCGGTTCGGAGGTAACCCCATTCCCGGGAATCGATGTCGATGAGGAAACGATTGTTTCTTCGACGGGTGCTTTGAAACTAAAGGAAGTTCCAAAACGACTCGGTTTGATTGGAGCCGGTGTTATCGGTTTGGAGCTCGGATCCGTTTGGGGTCGCTTGGGATCCGATGTAACAGCTATCGAATTTCTGACATCGATTGGCGGTGCCGGTATCGATCAAGAAGTTTCCAAAGGTTTCCAGAAGATACTGACCAAGCAGGGTTTTAAATTTATGTTGGGAACGAAGGTCATGAGTGCCAGCAAGACCGGAGGGGCCATTACGGTCAGCGTTGAAAATGTTAAGGACGGCAAGAAGCAGGATCTAGAGTTCGATGTTCTGCTAGTTTCCGTCGGGCGTCGACCGTACACCGTAGATCTTGGTTTGGAAAATGTTGGCATCGTTAAGGATGATCGAGGCCGCGTTCCGGTGAATAGCATGTTCCAAACGATTGTGCCTAGCATCTATGCCATTGGTGATTGCATTCACGGTCCGATGTTGGCTCACAAAGCAGAAGACGAGGGCATATTGTGCGTTGAAGGTATGCTCGGAGGACATGTCCACATTGATTACAACTGTGTGCCCAGTGTTGTCTACACTCATCCCGAAGTTGCTTGGGTTGGTAAAAACGAGGAGGAACTTAAGAACGAGGGCGTCTCGTACAACGTAGGCAAATTCCCGTTCGCAGCCAACTCTCGTGCCAAGACCAACAATGAAACCGACGGCTTCGTAAAGGTTCTGGCTGATAAGCAAACCGATCGCGTACTAGGTGTACACATTATTGGACCG GCTGCCGGTGAACTTATTAACGAGGCTGCCCTAGCCATGGAGTATGGTGCATCGGCAGAGGACGTCGCACGTGTCTGCCATGCTCATCCAACATGCGCGGAAGCGCTTCGAGAGGCCCACACAGCAGCCTCTTTCGGCAAACCCATCAACTTCTAA